One segment of Candidatus Methylomirabilota bacterium DNA contains the following:
- the pgl gene encoding 6-phosphogluconolactonase encodes MRDVRLSADAEALGRAAAREFIEIGREAIAARGRFVAALAGGATPRRIYELLAEPERHDQIDWTRVEFFWGDERAVPPDHPDSNYGMAAAALLAELDLQPEQIHRIQAERPDRERAARDYQIEIARVFGVSPDGPPPVFDLILLGMGADGHTASLFPYTDALREQHRHVVSHYVAKLQADRITLTFPIINRAGEIRVVAAGAEKAPTLKEVLEGPPDPERLPSQLLDPVAGRLAWLVDRAAASQLALEECR; translated from the coding sequence GCCGCCCGCGAGTTCATCGAAATCGGCCGGGAGGCCATCGCGGCCCGCGGACGGTTCGTGGCGGCGCTGGCGGGCGGCGCCACGCCACGCCGCATCTACGAGCTGCTGGCCGAGCCCGAACGCCACGATCAGATCGACTGGACGCGGGTGGAGTTCTTCTGGGGAGACGAACGCGCCGTCCCGCCCGATCACCCGGACTCGAACTATGGGATGGCCGCGGCGGCGCTCCTCGCCGAGCTGGATCTGCAGCCGGAGCAGATTCATCGGATCCAGGCCGAGCGGCCGGACCGCGAGCGGGCGGCCCGCGACTACCAGATCGAGATCGCGCGCGTCTTCGGGGTGAGCCCCGACGGGCCCCCGCCGGTCTTCGATCTGATCCTGCTCGGCATGGGGGCCGATGGGCACACGGCATCGCTCTTCCCCTACACCGATGCCCTCCGCGAGCAGCACCGCCACGTCGTGTCGCACTACGTCGCCAAGCTCCAGGCCGACCGGATCACGCTCACGTTCCCGATCATCAACCGGGCCGGCGAGATCCGCGTCGTCGCCGCCGGCGCCGAGAAGGCGCCGACGCTCAAGGAAGTGCTGGAGGGCCCCCCCGATCCCGAGCGGCTGCCCTCCCAGCTCCTCGACCCTGTGGCCGGCCGCCTGGCCTGGCTCGTCGATCGGGCGGCGGCCAGCCAGCTGGCCCTCGAGGAGTGCCGATGA
- the fbp gene encoding class 1 fructose-bisphosphatase — MNEIALRLSQHLRVEAAETGDLVVVLDQIAVAGKLIARELGRASLIGQLGLTGDVNVQGEVVKKLDVWANDVMVRVLDASGVVCTMVSEEMDEPLHLAQRCPAGQYVVCFDPVDGSSNLDVNGIVGTIFSIRRRRGRGTDHAAADAVQPGSAQVAAGYVMYGPSTALVYTAGKGVHAFTLDPTIGEFVRARPHIQTPGRGHIYSVNEAHAPLWAPGIREYIDYLRARDPASGRPYTGRYVGSMVADVHRTLLEGGIFLYPGEAGADGKTSGKLRLQYEAAPMAFLMEQAGGKASTGRERIQDIHPASAHQRVPILIGSRDDVTMAEEFVAGRR; from the coding sequence ATGAACGAGATCGCGCTGCGGCTCAGCCAGCACCTGCGCGTGGAGGCGGCTGAGACCGGCGATCTGGTCGTCGTGCTGGACCAGATCGCCGTGGCCGGCAAGCTCATCGCCCGCGAGCTCGGGCGGGCCAGCCTGATCGGCCAGCTCGGCCTGACCGGTGACGTGAACGTGCAGGGCGAAGTGGTCAAGAAGCTCGACGTCTGGGCCAACGACGTCATGGTCCGCGTGCTCGACGCCAGCGGCGTCGTGTGCACGATGGTCTCCGAGGAGATGGACGAGCCGCTCCACCTCGCCCAGCGCTGCCCCGCCGGCCAGTACGTCGTCTGCTTCGACCCCGTGGACGGCTCGTCGAACCTGGACGTGAACGGCATCGTGGGCACGATCTTTTCGATCCGCCGGCGGCGCGGCCGCGGGACCGATCACGCCGCGGCGGATGCCGTTCAGCCCGGCTCGGCCCAGGTGGCGGCGGGCTACGTCATGTACGGGCCGAGCACGGCGCTGGTCTACACGGCAGGCAAGGGTGTTCACGCCTTCACGCTCGACCCCACCATCGGGGAGTTCGTGCGCGCGCGCCCGCACATCCAGACCCCCGGCCGCGGACACATCTACAGCGTGAACGAGGCGCATGCCCCGCTGTGGGCGCCCGGCATTCGCGAGTACATCGATTATCTGAGAGCGCGCGACCCGGCCAGCGGGCGCCCGTACACCGGGCGCTACGTCGGCTCCATGGTCGCCGACGTGCACCGCACGCTCCTGGAGGGCGGCATCTTCCTCTACCCCGGCGAGGCGGGCGCCGACGGCAAGACGAGCGGGAAGCTTCGCCTGCAGTACGAAGCCGCGCCGATGGCGTTCCTCATGGAGCAGGCTGGCGGCAAGGCCAGCACGGGACGCGAACGAATCCAGGACATTCACCCCGCCTCTGCACACCAGCGTGTCCCGATCCTGATCGGAAGCCGGGACGACGTGACGATGGCAGAAGAGTTCGTGGCGGGCCGCCGCTGA
- a CDS encoding class I fructose-bisphosphate aldolase: MSQRVREILSWYGADNPGTLTNLARLLNHGTLAGSGRMVILPVDQGFEHGPARSFAPNPPAYDPRYHFELAIESGCSAYAAPLGFLEAGAREFAGQIPLILKLNDHDVLLEEPDPTQALTGSVADALRLGCVGVGFTIYPGSLHRLEMYSQIRAIAEEAKRYGLVVVVWSYPRGSGLSRQGETAIDVTAYAAHIAAQLGAHIIKVKLPSAHVEQEAAKKIYEKERVAIGKLTERVRHVVQSTFNGRRVVIFSGGPTQERDEAVFEEIRAIREGGGFGSIIGRNSFQRTKPDALKFLKTIMDIYAG, translated from the coding sequence ATGAGCCAACGGGTAAGAGAGATCCTCAGCTGGTACGGCGCCGATAATCCCGGCACTCTGACGAACCTCGCGCGCCTGCTGAACCACGGCACGCTGGCGGGCAGCGGCCGGATGGTCATCCTGCCCGTGGACCAGGGCTTCGAGCACGGGCCCGCCCGCAGCTTCGCCCCCAATCCACCGGCCTATGATCCGCGCTACCACTTCGAGCTGGCCATCGAGTCCGGGTGCAGCGCCTACGCGGCGCCGCTGGGCTTCCTGGAAGCCGGCGCCCGCGAGTTCGCCGGCCAGATCCCCCTGATTCTCAAGCTGAACGACCACGATGTCCTCCTGGAGGAGCCGGACCCGACCCAGGCGCTGACCGGCAGCGTGGCCGACGCGCTCCGTCTGGGATGCGTCGGCGTCGGCTTCACCATCTACCCGGGGTCGCTGCACCGGCTGGAGATGTACAGCCAGATCCGGGCCATCGCCGAGGAGGCCAAGCGCTACGGCCTGGTGGTGGTCGTCTGGTCCTACCCGCGCGGCTCCGGGCTCTCCAGGCAGGGGGAGACGGCGATCGACGTGACCGCGTATGCGGCGCACATCGCCGCCCAGCTCGGCGCGCACATCATCAAGGTCAAGCTCCCCTCGGCCCACGTCGAGCAGGAGGCGGCCAAGAAGATCTACGAGAAGGAACGGGTCGCGATCGGGAAGCTCACCGAGCGCGTCCGCCACGTCGTGCAGTCGACCTTCAACGGGCGCCGCGTGGTGATCTTCTCCGGCGGCCCGACGCAGGAGCGCGACGAGGCGGTCTTCGAGGAGATCCGGGCGATCCGCGAGGGCGGCGGATTCGGCTCGATCATCGGCCGGAACTCGTTCCAGCGGACGAAGCCCGACGCCCTCAAGTTCCTGAAGACGATCATGGACATCTACGCCGGCTGA
- the glk gene encoding glucokinase, producing the protein MILAGDVGGTKTVLALFEERRGQLTLARDVTRPSREFPSLEAIVRDFLDGGPRPDVAAACFGVAGAVIDGHCVTTNLPWTLDEKVLSHAIPTPRVKLLNDLEAAAWGVMRLPAAELATLQAGTPRKGNMVLIAAGTGLGEALIVGDGARHQVIASEGGHADFAPRTERETELLGYLRREFGHVSYERVLSGPGLFNIYRFLLDTSGLAEPPWLKDRLASGDRSAVISEVGLGGGHPLCVEALELFASIYGAEAGNLALKALAVGGVYVGGGIAPKIRAKLSDGRFVAAFRDKGRFAGLMESIPVHLALNPRAPLLGAALVAAGAHLTPGSRS; encoded by the coding sequence ATGATCCTCGCCGGCGACGTGGGCGGGACGAAGACGGTCCTGGCGCTCTTCGAAGAGCGGCGCGGCCAGCTCACGCTCGCTCGGGACGTCACGCGACCGAGCCGCGAGTTCCCGAGCCTGGAGGCGATCGTCCGCGACTTCCTCGACGGGGGTCCCCGGCCCGACGTCGCCGCCGCCTGCTTCGGGGTGGCCGGCGCGGTGATCGACGGCCACTGCGTGACGACCAATCTTCCCTGGACGCTCGATGAAAAAGTTCTGAGTCACGCCATCCCGACGCCCCGGGTGAAGCTCCTCAACGACCTCGAGGCCGCCGCCTGGGGGGTGATGCGCCTGCCGGCCGCGGAGCTGGCGACGCTCCAGGCCGGCACCCCGCGGAAGGGAAACATGGTGCTGATCGCCGCCGGCACCGGGCTGGGGGAGGCGCTGATCGTCGGGGACGGCGCGCGTCATCAGGTGATCGCGTCGGAGGGCGGCCACGCCGACTTCGCGCCACGCACCGAGCGCGAGACCGAGCTGCTCGGCTACCTCCGCCGCGAGTTCGGCCACGTCAGCTACGAGCGCGTGCTGTCGGGGCCGGGGCTCTTCAACATCTATCGCTTCCTGCTGGACACCAGCGGCCTGGCGGAGCCGCCGTGGCTCAAGGATCGCCTGGCCAGCGGCGACCGCAGCGCCGTCATCTCGGAAGTCGGGCTCGGCGGCGGGCACCCGCTCTGCGTGGAAGCGCTGGAGCTGTTCGCATCGATCTATGGGGCCGAGGCCGGGAACCTGGCCCTCAAGGCGCTGGCCGTGGGCGGCGTCTACGTCGGCGGCGGGATCGCCCCCAAGATTCGGGCCAAGCTCAGCGACGGCAGGTTCGTGGCCGCGTTCCGCGACAAGGGACGCTTCGCCGGACTGATGGAGTCGATCCCGGTGCATCTGGCCCTCAACCCGCGGGCGCCCCTCCTGGGGGCGGCCCTCGTCGCCGCCGGCGCCCACCTCACTCCGGGTTCCCGCTCTTGA
- a CDS encoding FAD-dependent oxidoreductase, whose translation MRRTRILILGGGFGGVYTAMALERKLRRAAEVEIGLVSRDNYLVFQPMLPEVISGSIGILDTIAPIRRLCPNTDLYTRTVESIDLNNRIVTTSSGFRPRPYQLEYDHLVIALGNITSFSGQPGLEEHALTFKYLGDALVLRNHIIHALEEADIEKDPQLRGALLAFVVAGSGFSGVEAVAELNDFVRTVARSFRNIPTAEIRVVLLAGARVLPELPRDLADFAQGLLQRRGVEIRLNTRLAGATADYALLQDGERIPTKTLISTVPSAPNPLIEALPCRKERGKIVVNEYLEVPDHPGVWAIGDCASVPDRATGQPCPPTAQHATRQAACCAQNIVATLRGEPKRPFAFKALGKLGALGHHSAVAEILGVKLSGFPAWFVWRTIYLMKLPGLDRKLRVATDWLLDLFLKPDIVQVKAGQGASVGREHFEADEVIFDQGERGDRLYIIVDGEVEVVKNEPGREEVVLARLGPGECFGEMALVSDLPRMAAARTRTTVNVLTVDRAAFSALFASLPPLRGLFQQLIEQRLKSGNPE comes from the coding sequence ATGAGGCGAACCCGGATCCTCATCCTCGGCGGCGGGTTCGGGGGCGTCTACACGGCGATGGCGCTGGAACGCAAGCTCCGCCGGGCCGCGGAGGTGGAGATCGGTCTGGTCAGCCGGGACAACTATCTCGTCTTTCAACCGATGCTCCCCGAGGTGATTTCCGGCAGCATCGGCATCCTGGACACGATCGCGCCGATCCGCCGCCTCTGCCCCAACACCGATCTCTACACGCGCACCGTCGAGAGCATCGACCTGAACAACCGCATCGTGACGACCAGCTCGGGCTTCCGTCCCCGACCGTACCAGCTCGAGTACGACCACCTGGTGATCGCCCTGGGGAACATCACGAGCTTCTCCGGCCAGCCCGGGCTGGAGGAGCACGCCCTGACGTTCAAGTACCTGGGCGACGCCCTGGTCCTGCGCAACCACATCATCCACGCTCTCGAGGAGGCCGATATCGAGAAGGACCCCCAGCTCCGGGGGGCCCTCCTCGCGTTCGTGGTGGCGGGCAGCGGGTTCTCCGGCGTCGAAGCCGTGGCCGAGCTCAACGACTTCGTCCGCACGGTGGCCCGAAGCTTTCGCAATATTCCCACCGCCGAGATTCGCGTGGTCCTCCTGGCCGGCGCCCGGGTCCTGCCGGAGCTGCCGAGAGACCTGGCCGATTTCGCGCAGGGGCTGCTGCAGCGGCGGGGCGTGGAGATTCGTTTGAACACGCGTCTGGCCGGGGCCACCGCCGACTACGCGCTGCTGCAGGATGGGGAACGGATCCCCACCAAGACGCTGATCAGCACCGTCCCCTCGGCCCCCAACCCGCTGATCGAGGCGCTCCCTTGTCGGAAGGAACGGGGCAAGATCGTCGTCAACGAGTACCTCGAAGTGCCCGATCATCCCGGCGTCTGGGCCATCGGCGATTGCGCCTCGGTGCCGGACCGGGCGACGGGGCAGCCGTGTCCCCCCACCGCCCAGCACGCCACCCGCCAGGCCGCCTGCTGCGCCCAGAACATCGTGGCGACGCTCCGCGGCGAGCCGAAGCGGCCGTTCGCGTTCAAGGCGCTGGGAAAGCTGGGCGCCCTCGGCCACCATTCGGCCGTGGCCGAGATTCTCGGGGTGAAGCTCTCCGGCTTTCCGGCCTGGTTCGTCTGGCGGACGATTTATCTGATGAAGCTGCCGGGCCTCGATCGCAAGCTGCGGGTCGCCACCGACTGGCTGCTCGACCTCTTCCTCAAGCCCGACATCGTGCAGGTGAAGGCCGGCCAGGGGGCGTCGGTCGGCCGCGAGCACTTCGAAGCCGACGAGGTCATTTTCGACCAGGGCGAGCGGGGCGACCGCCTTTACATCATCGTGGACGGCGAGGTGGAGGTCGTGAAGAACGAGCCGGGCCGCGAGGAGGTCGTGCTGGCCCGCCTGGGCCCGGGCGAGTGCTTCGGGGAGATGGCGCTGGTGAGCGATCTGCCGCGCATGGCCGCCGCCCGCACCCGAACGACCGTGAACGTCCTGACCGTGGACCGGGCGGCGTTTTCGGCGCTGTTCGCCAGCCTGCCCCCGCTCCGGGGTCTGTTCCAGCAGCTCATCGAGCAGCGGCTCAAGAGCGGGAACCCGGAGTGA